ATAGAAATCTCTGGAATTGCGCTTTTGCCCTTTGAATCGTTCATCTAGGTAGAACATCTCGCCCGCAGTTCGATATCCATGTTCATTCATATATTGCAAGTTTGCAGATATACTTGCTTTCATTCTTCCATCAGTTTCTTCTGCAGCTTCGCTCTTGCGGTTGGACTTGAATCCGCGGCGTTTGATGATGTGAAACAATGCTCGTGCAAACTCTTCGCCAGTCAAAAGTCGATCTAACCCTTCAGCACGTATACACCAAGGGTCTGGCCGTGCGTCTGTAGTTATAAATGCAGTGTCGCGCTCTCGTTCGGCAATAAGACCATATTCCACAAAGAGGTCTTTCGCTCTATGCAGCCGTTCTGATCTTCGACGCAGCCTACGACGTACAGACCTTGCAAGCCTCCGTGGTTCGGCTAATGGTGCACCGTTTTTGGGGTTTTCTGCTTTGTTAAAGGCACGTACTCCAAGTCTTTCAACTCGCTTATCATCCAGATTTAGAATTGCCCATCCGACTGAGGCTATTCCAATATCCAACCCAAGCACATATCTCACGACGCAACACCTCCCTAAAAAGAGGACACCCCCGTCAGCGACAAGCACTGCGGGGGTGGAGCCTCACGGTTGAAACCTTATTATAGTAACCAACAGTTCTCCGGTATGCTATAAACTTTTAGTTACTGTGGGGATAAGTTCAACCAGCAGCATACTAGCACAACAATAGCTTGTTGTCAATGTGAATATAAGATATCAAAGTGTAGCCGTAATTGGTGGATTGCAACGATCCCACTGCTTGAATTATACCCCTGCACTTCTAACAAAGCTCCTCGTTCCTACAGAGCGAATGCACCCACTGAATAGCTTTATCTGGCCGCAGTCGTCAGTGCGATATGAGAGAAAAAGACCTCCGATACAGCGGTATAAATTACGCCGCCCTAAACCCATGCCCACGTTTCTTGTTGAGAGTAGCAACGAAGTGAAATGAGGTAGGGAATATACATATACCCCGGTCCCCCTTGGGACCGCCATGCTTCCAGCAACAAACGCTCGTGGATCGATCACCGATCCCACGAGCTTTTTTATCACCTAAAAATAATAGTGACGACCGGAGCCGTCATACCTGCCTGAGTTTCGGCAGCAGTTCTTGAAAGCGGCGTCCCGACCCGCATGGGCACAGGTCGTTGTTACCCAGCTTTTCCTCGAGTTCCTTATATCCGTGAACCACTCGCATGCCCTTGCCGACATTAGTCTCCGATGGATATCCCCGCCTGCGCTTGCTGATCGGTTTGAAAGTGCTGCTCTTCTATATCTTTTCTTGCCATTGTAGTGTCCTCCTTTGGCTGGTTATTGACCACTACCATATAGAGCACAGAGGATTGTGTGATAAAGGGGGTTACTTTGTAGCGATGTGCCATTTGTGGGTTGATTAGTTTCGGGATTTGGAAACCCCTTCTTAAGTGGTGGGGTGGCGATTCGGAAATCGCCACCCAGGAAACAGGAAAGACACACAAAAAGAACATAGCTTATATTTTATAGGTGTTCACGTAATGACACATATACCTTGCCTTCCTGTGCAGCCTTTGATACTTTAAGCTTCAAGGCATCACAAAAGTCAAAACGCCCTTCTAGTATATATATAAGGTCTTCACCTGACATGAAAACAATCTTCGCACCGCGACCTTCATATTCACTAATGACTTCAGGACTAAAACCCAGTACGGATATGAATAGCCCGCGAGTGCTTTCTAATTTGGTGTCTACTTTAGACTTGAATCCACCTATCTCTTGACTTGTTGGCAATTTAGAACGCCATCTTGCCTCAACAAGATAGTCAAATGCATCAAACTTGAAACTACCGTCTATTTGTTGGTTGCGTATCTTGTAGGACTTTCTATATTCTATCTCAAATAGAGCACATAATTCTTTGAATATAGTTTCTAATGAATAGCCTGCTTGTTGCCGTTTATCACTTTTCAGCCCTGCATTGAATTGTTGCCGCAGACTGTCTAGTTTATTAACTCTTTCTTGTATAACACTCATCTTGTCTACAGCACGCTTCACTCGTGTATTAGCTTGCTGCTTTTCTGCTTGGACATACAGATCGTGCGAAATAGCAAGTTCCTTAAGACACCTTAACGCATTAATTCCAGCGTCACGATCCGGAACATCATTATCGGGCAGTCCTCGGAGCTTACATAACTCAGTCAGTAGCCTACGTTGCACTAGACGTCCATCTTCTGAATTGCCCAAATCTGTAAGAATGCTACGAGCCCACCTAAACTTAGGCAAGTGACTATATTTGTCAACTAGCTCTCTGTCAACTCCAGCAGATCGAAAGAAGCTTGCAAATGGATCTCGATAATGAAAGCTTCTTCCAAAGCATTGAATCATTGCCTCAGTGATTTCATATGGTAACGGTTCCACCGGGTTCCTCCGTGGCAAATCACAGTCGTAACAAAATACATGTCTACGAATCGATTATATAGCTTATTAATAGACACATCAATTTATCTAAGGCAAGCTGAAGCATAAAGCCATTTCACCCATCACCTAATAACTACTCTTTGCCAGTATCTCCTTCACCCTCTTAAACCCATTAGCAAGCACCTCAATCATATCTTCGACCTCTGAAATCACTCGCGAGGGCGTCGAGACATTGATAGTGAGCTTATCCGTCTGGAAGTAATGAGTGCGGTGCTGGCGGTTAAGTTCAAGACAGACGCTCTGAGTCAGGCGCACGCCATGGCCGAAGTGGACAATCACCTGCTTTTTGAGTGTGGATATATTCGCAATCCCAAGCTCGTAACATCGCAGGCGGAGCCTCAATATAGCGAGCATATTCCATACGGGCCGCGGTGGGTCTCCAAAACGGTCTTCAAGCTCGTCCTGCACTGCCTGCACATCCGCAGTGCTCTTAACAGCCGCCATCTTCTTATAGAATAAGATCCGATGCGCCTCGGTGGGCATATATCCCTGCGGAATGAATGCATCCACCGGCAGGTCCACGGCCGGCAGTTCGATCTCGTTTACTTCCTCGCCCTTAAACTCCGCGACAGCCTTGGAAAGCAGTTGGCAATAGAGGTCGAAGCCCACCGCAGCCATCTGTCCGCTCTGCTCGGCTCCGAGAATATTGCCCGCGCCTCGTATTTCGAGGTCACGCAGAGCGATTCGATACCCACTGCCCAGACCGGTGAACTCCTTAATGGCAGCAAGTCTCTTTTCGGCGACCTCGCTTACGACTTTGTCTGGTCTGTAGAGCAAATATGCATACGCCTGCCTGTCCGAGCGCCCGACACGGCCTCTGAGCTGATAGAGCTGAGCCAGACCGAGCTTGTCGGCATCGTTTAGTACGATCGTATTCGCATTGGGAATGTCCAGGCCGCTCTCGATGATGACCGTGCACACCAGAATATCGAACTTGTGCTCGTAAAAGTCCATCATCACCCGTTCGAGTTCACTCTCAGGCATCTGACCGTGCGCCACATCCACCCTGGCATACGGGACCAGCTTCTGGACCTGCTCAGCCACATGGCCAATATTTTCGACACGGTTATGCACAAAAAACACCTGCCCGCCGCGGTCGAGTTCACGCACTATGGCGTCGCGCACTATATCGGACTGAGCCTCACGAACCATAGTTTTGATCGGCTGGCGACCCTCCGGCGGGTCATTAATGATGCTCATATCCCGGATGCCCGAGAGCGACATATGCAGAGTGCGCGGGATAGGGGTCGCGGTCATGGTGAGCACATCGACAGTCTTCCTGAGCTGTTTGAGCTTTTCTTTGTGGCGCACGCCGAACCGCTGCTCTTCGTCTATGATGAGCAGTCCCAGTTCCTTGAACTCCACATCTTTAGACAGGAGCCTGTGTGTGCCTATGGCGATATCGACAGTGCCGAACTTGAGCCCCTCCACTGTTTCCTTCTGTTCTTTCTTGCTGCGAAAACGCGAGAGCAGGCCTATTGAGATTGGGAATGCGGCAAGTCGTTCGCTGAATGTGTTGAAGTGCTGCTGCGCCAGGACCGTAGTCGGGCAGAGCACAGCCACCTGTTTGCCTTCACTCACCACTTTGAACGCAGCGCGGATAGCGACCTCCGTCTTGCCGTAACCGACATCCCCGCAGATCAGGCGATCCATGGCCTTAGGCTCCTCAAGATCATGCTTTACGTCATGGATCGCCGCAAGCTGGTCTGGAGTCTCACGATATGGAAACGCTGACTCCATCTCCTCCTGCCAGACAGAATCGGGGCTGTAGCTGTGTCCACCGAGGGCCTGCCGCCATGCGTATAGCTCCACAAGCTCCTTGGCCATCTCCTGAACGGCCTTTTTGACTTTGCTGGTCGTGCGCTGCCACTCGCTGCCGCCGAGTCTATGGACAGCAGGCGGACTGCTCTCGCCGCCGATGTATTTCTGCACACGGTCGATCTGCTCCGCAGGAACATAGAGCTTGTCGTCATGAGCATATTCCAGCAGCAGATATTCGCGCTCCACGCCGTTGGTAGTGAGTTTGTGAATACCCCGATAGTATCCGATGCCATGGTTTATATGGACCACATAGTCGCCCTCTTTCAGGTCGAGGACGCTCGAAATCGGGATGCCTTCATGAGAGGCTTTTCGCGGTCGATGAAGTCTTTGCGCGCCGAATACGTCCGAGTCTGCCACCACCATCAGCCCTGCATCGTTTAGCTTAAAGCCTGAGCGAAGCGGTGCTTGAGCAACGTAAACGCCGGTGGAGAGTGGAGAGTGGAGAGTGGAGAATGGACAATCCTCTCTGTCACCCTCAGCAGCGGTTTCTGAATCGCCGCCGTCAATGTCTTCAAGCCGTGCAGCCAATATGTTGAACTCGGTAAGTATTTCGAGCATGCGTTTGGCCTGACTGCTGGCAAGAACTATAGTAAGGTCGTTCGACTGCCATGTCCTGATCTGGTCAGCCACAGCCTCCAGATGACCGCCGTAACTGTCCATGGGCGCGGAGTCCATCTGAACGATCACATCAGACTTTGCCCAACTGACCGGCCTCGGCAGCAGCGTGAGCACTACGGCCTGACGAGTTGCAAGGGAACGCTTTACAGTAGACTCAAGCGGCACGTGCTGTCTGCGCTGTGACGCAAGCAGCAACCCCCTGCCGGCCCTGTTTATCAGGGTCTCGACCATCTGTTCTTCATGCTGTTCCCAATGGCTCTTGATCTGCATAGGCTCGTCGAGCACGATCAAGGCATCCGCGGGCAGGTAATCGAATATGGAGACCTCATCCGACAACAGATACGGCAGGTAATACTCAAGCTCGTCGAAGTAATCCAGGTTCTCGATCCGACGGATATCGTCATTGACCTTCTCAGAGAGCCGTTTTGCAGACTCTTGCTCACCCGAATCGGAAAGGCTCTTTAGCTGAGCATCGAGTTCTTTCCGGATACGCACTATCGCGCTCTTTGCCCGGTCAGGATTGAGAAGCACTTCGCGTGACGGCAATATCAGTGCAGAGTCTATCTTGGACGTAGAGCGCTGGCTGGCACTGTCGAAGTGGCGTATGCTTTCGACCTCATCTCCCCACAGCTCAATACGTATGGGACTGTCGTGATTGGACGCATATACGTCTATTATACCGCCGCGCTTACTGAACTCGCCGTGACGGTCCACCACATCGGTATGTTCATAGCCCATGCTCACCAGCAGCGCGGCGAACTTGTCCATGTCCATCTCATCGCCGACCTTACCGGAAGCGTATGAGCAGATCAATTCATCGCCGGTCATGGTCCGCCGGAGAGCAGCATTTATCGGCGCCACTATCACCGATTTTTCACCCAACGCCAGCGATTGCAGAGCCGCAAGGCGCTCACCTATCACGCTGTAGTTGGGCGGACCCTCCTCATATATCAGCGAGTCGCTGGGAGGATAGAACATCACCTGCTCGGCAGGGATGCCGTATAGAGGCAGGTCTTCGGCTATGCGTTCGGCCTGTTCATATGTGTATGTGAGCACGAGTGTCGTGCGCTTAGCCTGGTCGTATAGCCCTGCAAGCAGCCAACCCTTCGCAGATGCGGCAAGCCCTTCCACCTGGACCAGCCTCATGCCCTTGGCTATTGAATCGGCCACGTCTCGCGACTTGGAAAATCGCTGATTTATTTGAAGCAGATTTTGCAAACTCATTATGATACTAAGTAGGTTCCTATCTCACTGTTCGTATTCGTAATTCACACATATATAATTATACTTCAATGCACGTTTTGGCGCAGGTCCAATCTGCATATCAATGCTGCTTATCTATGCCAGTCGTTGCCGAGTTGCCTGCGCATTGACTCGTCGAATTCTTCCTGCTCCCATCGCTTTGCTGCTTCAATCTTCTGTTTGCGTCTGACAAAAAAGGCGATTATGGCGAGAATAGCCATAACAATGGGCACAGTGCCAATCGCTATGCGCGTCAACTTAAGAGCATAGTATCGTTTATTGACGTGTTCCTCCCAGCTATCGGCAAAATCACCAGATCTCTGACCTGCGGCTTTGAGCATGGCCTTATCGAACGAAGTGCCGTGTGCAAGCTCGGCAAGCATCTTTTTAGGTGCGGATTTGCCATGTTCTTTGACCAAATAGCGTATTGCCGACGCGGATTCCGCATAAGCGAGGTTTGATTTGTCCTTTGGAAAATGGTCGACAAAGTGGGATAGCGGGACCAGGCTGCCGTCTGCCGCCGCGTTAGCCACGATGGCGTTGTCCGCATCGGGAAACTCTTCAGACTCATACTGTGCCAAACCCTCGTTTGCCCACAGCGGAAGCGCAGTAATGTTTTTGCCGAGCAGCCTGAATATTATCGCATGAGTGATCTCATGGTTTATCGTTTCAGTGGGAGATGCAAAGACTCCGCTGGCATCGACAGAAATAATATCCCGGCTGCTTGCGGTGCCTACTGTAAACGCCCTATCCTTCAAGCCACCGGCTTTTATGAACGATTGATGCGTGGGATATATATTCAGAACCAATGGCCTGTGTTTCTCAGGCTTGTAACCTAAGTCACGGCTGATGCGCGTAAGCGCTATCTGCGCAGTCTCTGACATAAGCTGCGGCAAGTAAGGGTCGGTAGGATCGTAATGAACGACGAAATAATCCGTCCTCAAAGTTTTTGTGAGAACGTTTCCGGCGTCACGCGTGGAGGCACACGCATACATCGGAGCGAATAATGATATGAACAGCGCCGCTAAGTAAATTATGCCCATAAACTTGTATTAGAGATTGTACTTTAACATATACGGGTTTTATGCTGAGAAGTGCAATTTACTTAGCGTAAATTGCTTAGAGCCGCGCACGACTTTACATTACAGTCCACTATAATAACCGGCAGCAAGATATCTATTTGTCACTTACCCAAAAATCATTGGAAGGTTTGAGCCCTTCATATGCTGCAGACTGTCTTGGAGCGGCCATCCAGTCGGCGACAGTGTCTCTCCAGTGCAAATAATGCGATGTGCCCTTGTGCGCGGCTGCGTCTTCTGCCGACTCATATGCCTCATACAGCACGAAATATGACGGGTTCACATTTGAATGAAGCACATCAAATCTGATGTTGCCCGGCTCGTTCTGACTCTGAATTGCATTTTCGAGCGTTGCTTCCTTGAAGTCTTCAACATGCTCCGGCTTGACCTGAACGTAGACCAAAGTCACATACATGGTTGACCCCCAAGCTAATTTAGTATTGGAGTATTTTATATTGATTATTGGCTTTGGGAGGCGCTGAGCGTCATCACACCTCTATATCTGCGACAGACTCTACAACTTTCATCGGCCTGTAAGGAAATTTGGTAATCATCTCACCGCTCGTGACGCCGGTGAGCACCATTATCGTATCCATGCCGCTCTCCATGCCTGCGACTATATCGGTGTCCATTCTGTCGCCAACCATCACCGTTTCTTCGGAGTGCGCCCCCAAGAATCTGAGCGCACTTCTCATCATCAATGGGTTTGGCTTACCTATGAAATATGGCGCAATACCCGTAGCCTTCTGTATAAGAGCCGCCATTGCGCCGCACGCCGGTTCGATTCCCTTCTCGCTCGGACCGGATGGATCAGGGTTTGTGGCAATGAACCTAGCCCCTGCTGCCACAAGCCTTACGGCCTTGGAAATACGCTCAAAGTTGTAGTTGGTGGTCTCACCGAGGACCACATAATCCGGGTCACGCTCGGTCTGCAGATAGCCTATATCATGCAAAGCCGAAGTCAGCCCGGCTTCACCAATAACATATGCTGATCCGTTCGGCATCTGGGCACGCAGGAACTGCGCGGTGGCCATGGCCGCGGTAAACAGACGGTCGTGTGGAACATCAAGCCCAACAAGCGATAATCTGTGCTGCAAATCACGAGGTGTATACATAGGATTGTTTGTAAGCACAGCAAAACGGATATCATGATCAAGCAGTCGCTCAATGAATTGCTGCGCGCCGGGGATTGCAGCACTTCCCCGCACCAAAACACCGTCCATGTCAAGTAAATAGCTTTTTTTAACCATATCTAGTATTATTAAACACAGGTATAGCAAAAACCTTCGGTGTGCTAAAAAGAAGCTCATCGTTTTGACTGCAGCCCTGTATTTGTTGAGTGAATCTGCCAAATTAAATATCAGTCCGATATTAATAATTTTTTCAGGAACCTATGCTATTGTCGGCAGAGGTATTATAATCGTGAGAACCTCAGCATCGTCTGAATATTAGTCAGGAGGATACAATGAGCTTAAAGGCAATTACTGGAAATTTTGCCTCCAGGTTATCGTTAACGCTTGTGATTGTTATGATCTCGTCAATCACAGCTCCAATATATGCAGCCGAAGGAGCAAAATCTACCCAATCGGTGGCAATATCAAGTTTTACCGATACTGCGGGAAACCTCTATATAAATGCTGGAAAAGGTGAGGGCATACAAGTCGGCTCCAAAGGCTGCATAGTCCATAACGGTACGAAAGTCGCCGATTATGAGGTCGTGCAGGTCAACTGGGGCATTTCCAGAATAGTAATCGCCAACCGTGCTGAAGGATCGGTAATTCAGGCAGGTGATGAGGCTCCTCTTACCAGCATGCCTCAGATCAAAAAGAAATCGTCGAAGCTGAAGTGGCTATGGTGGGTACTGGGCATCGGTCTGGCGACATACCTGCTGACCAGAAGCCACGGTGGTTCGGACAACTCCGGCATCACGCTTGAAGCCGAAAAAACTACAAGTTACAGCGATACAAGCGGTGACAGCAGCGTAGTAACAATCACCGCAACCATAAGGGATTCCGGTGGCAATCTTGTTGCCGACGGCACTACCGTAACCTTCTCTACAACCGCTGGCACACTCAATCATACGACAACAACTACAACTGGAGGAGTGGCTACGGCTACCGTGACCGCCAAGACAACTGAAGAAAATGCAGTTGTGAAGGTGAAATGCAATGGTTCGACAAAAACCATCACAGTCTCATTTGGCGTCAGCATAGATTTGGAAGTGAGCCCGTCCACAATTCAGGTAACCAATGGCGGCGGTTCGACGACATCATCGACAATCACAGCGACATGCACCGACGCGGAGGGCAGTGCGGCGACCAGTGGAACCGTAAAATTCACTGCCAGTGTAGGAACGCTCAGTGATGACAGCGTATCAATATCCAATGGGGTGGCAACCACGACCCTTACAAGCACAAAGACAGGCAATTCCACGATTACAGCAACATGGTCGGGCACTTCTGCAACCGAGACAGTCAAAGTTACGGCAGGGCCGCCATATTCCATCAGCCTCAAAAGTGGCAGCAGCAGCCTTTCATGCGATGGTAACTCGTCTACTACAATAACGGCCACGGTGAAAGATTCCGGCGGCAATACGGTCACAGACGGCACAGTAGTGACGTTCAGCGTGATAGCCGACACCAACGGCGGTGGGAATGGCTCTATAACAGCGCAATCTCAGACCACAAGCGGTGCGGCAACAGCATCGCTCGTCACCAGAGACTCCAGCGGTAACGCGAGCAAATCAGGGACTGCTACAGTTAAAGCTATGGTCACCGCCTCCAGCCAGACAGAAGATGTTCCCGATCCGGTATCGGACATCAGTGCGACCACTACTGTTAATTTCGTCCCCAGCGAGGTCGGCAGTGTGAGCGTCAGTGCAAGCAAGACAAATGTCAGAGGGCTGGACATTTCGGGTAATACGACGACCCTTACGGCAATCGTTTCGGATACCGACGGAAACGCTGTGCCGGACGGCAAATATGTCACATTTACTTCAACTCACGGCGTCATTTCCAATGCCACAACAACTACCAATGGCATCGCTACTGCAACATTGACCACGGATGCATATGGCGGAGACGGCAATGTCTATGTTACGGCCACGGCAGGTGGTGTCACGAGCGGCCAGATTACCGTTATCTTCTCGGGAGGACCTTACGCGGCAAATTGTTCTGCTGAAATATCTCCCACGACGCTGGCAAGCTCCGGAGGCCAGGCTGTCATTACAGTCACGGCAAAAGACATAAATGGAAACTCGATGGTCGACGGCACGGAGATCACAGCCGCCACCAGTAAAGGGACACTGTTGTCTTCGACTGCCCAGACAAGTGATGGAACGGCTACATTTACTCTCTCGACCAGCGTGGATTCAGTTTCACCGACCGAGACAGGTGCCGGAACGGTTACCATAACGATTCCATCTGGTGGAGCAGGCTCGAAGGTTACGCTTACGGTCGGCTTTACTGTTGTCACACCATAGCAAAAATATTACCGAGGTCCTATCTAGGACCTCGGTACCTTTGAGAGTAACAATTGTCATCCTACAGGACAGCAATATTACTACTGATAGGACTGGCTTTGTCGACTCAACTGCAAGCCGGAGCGGCTGTTTTCGTCTCTGTTGAAGCCAACCCATCATGTATTCCGGCTGATGGGAAAAGCACCTCTCAGGTGCTGGTCACGCTCGTCGATTCGACCGGAGCGCCGGTTGCCGACGGCACCGAAGTCCGCCTGACAACCTCTGCAGGAGATATCACCGCAGCAGTCTATACATCCGGAGGCCGAGCCATCGGTATTTTGACCTCTGCGGCATGTCCTCAGGTTGCAATCATAAACGCCATCGCAAATGGCGGGTCAGCATCGACACAAGTGGAATTCTCGTCTTCGGCAAATTATGAGCAAGTCACGGCAGGCGCCAGAGCAATACGCATGGAGGGCGGCTCACTGGCATATTGTGTGGACAAAGATACCATTCTCGCAAGCAGCGGTGTCAGCATAGAGTACAAGGGACTGACGATTAAGGCCGACGCCGCACAGATGCTGCGAAACTCTGGTCGTATCCTGGCTCAAGGCAGCGTGACCGTCAGTAAAGATGACAGGAACCTCAGCGCCGATGCGATTATATGCAACACTCAAAACGACACTATCCGTCTGATCGGTGCAAATGAAGAGGACAAAAGCACGACATACGATGCGGCGCTTGAACCGATAGACTCAAAAGACTCTGACGATGGCACGGGTTTTGTGCCTATGGCGGATGTGGACGGCAGGACATGGATCGTATCCTCAAGGCTCGTCCTAATTCCAGGCGATAAGATACTCTTTTTCAAAGCCTCGATATATGTGGGCCAGACTGAAGTCATCAGGATGCCTTATTACTCCTACAGTTACGAAAAACGTGAGTCGATCCTGCAGCAGGTCCGCTACACATCCGACAATGGAATGCTCGTGGATCTTCCATTATATTATCAGATGTCGGATTCAGCCACCGGAGCGCTCAAACTCCGCTACGCGGCGGACGGCAGCGAGACCGGCGGCTATACCAGACCCAGAAAGGGCTTGAGCCTGGGTCTGGATCAGGATTATTCGATGGGTGATGGCGGGCAGGGCAGAGTCTTCATCGACTCGATTGGCGCCACTACTCAAGCGCTTGAACTCTCACACCACCTGGAGTTCGGCTCAATGCTCTCCGGCGGCAGGATAGACATATCTTCGCGCTATCAGCCCTCCTCGACATATGCAAAGAACCTGTATTACACCACTTTGAATGTGACCGGCAGCCTCAGAAAATACAATTACCAACTGTCCGGCTACTTCGGGGGCAGCAGCGTCCAGCAGTATGTAGATGAGAACCTCGAGTATGTGAACCAGTCGAACTGCACTCTTAAGGCCACATTCAGACCGGGCACCCCGACAAAAGTATTCGGCTTCCTGTCACCGAGCTATACAATGGGTTACGGCTCTCTGTGGACTTCGTCCGACGAGTCCACATCATCGTGTCTGTATCAGTCACTGGGTCTGGGCTACAATCGCGCTGAGTCCGGCAAGGGCAGATTCAGGACAGGTTTTGAAGCGACAGGCGCAATAATCACGACAGCCGAAGCAGATATGGGCGCAAGCCTGCGAGCCGGTCCGACCCTGCGCCGTCTCTGGAATGGCGGCAATGCATCCATTGGCTACAGCCTGAATGTCACGAGCGGTCCCGCCGAGAGTATATCATCTCAGGGAGTTCATCTGCTCAGATGCGGGCTGGCTCTGAGCGGCAACAAATGGAATTGTAACTCATCGGCAAGCTATGGGTTGGACTCGGGACGCTTGAGCCTCATTTCAAGTCTCAACGTGCGTCCGACGAAGAAATGGCGGGCAAGGTGCAGCTATAACCTATACAGCTATGCCTACAGTCTCAACGATTCCAGCTATCATTACTCCAATTCGTATCTGAAAGTAGGTTTGTATCATCCGCTGGGACCGTATGAGATAGGGCTTGCTTGGTCACCCGACGGCCAGAACTACGGCATAGACAAAGACAAAAAGCTCTGGCTCGAGCTGGGCGGCGCATCAAATTGAGCAGATGAACATATACGCAAAAAGAGCGCACGTACCACATGTCGTGCACTCTTCGTGTAATTATTATATGTTCGATTACTTTTTTGCTTCTTCCAGTGTATCGATCAGTTCGCCCAGACTATCCAGTTTCTCGAGTTCAAAATGAGCATCAATACACTCATGAATATCAATTCTACCCATCTTCTCAAATCTGGGCT
The DNA window shown above is from bacterium and carries:
- a CDS encoding HAD-IIA family hydrolase yields the protein MVKKSYLLDMDGVLVRGSAAIPGAQQFIERLLDHDIRFAVLTNNPMYTPRDLQHRLSLVGLDVPHDRLFTAAMATAQFLRAQMPNGSAYVIGEAGLTSALHDIGYLQTERDPDYVVLGETTNYNFERISKAVRLVAAGARFIATNPDPSGPSEKGIEPACGAMAALIQKATGIAPYFIGKPNPLMMRSALRFLGAHSEETVMVGDRMDTDIVAGMESGMDTIMVLTGVTSGEMITKFPYRPMKVVESVADIEV
- a CDS encoding antibiotic biosynthesis monooxygenase produces the protein MYVTLVYVQVKPEHVEDFKEATLENAIQSQNEPGNIRFDVLHSNVNPSYFVLYEAYESAEDAAAHKGTSHYLHWRDTVADWMAAPRQSAAYEGLKPSNDFWVSDK
- a CDS encoding SEC-C domain-containing protein — encoded protein: MRVVHGYKELEEKLGNNDLCPCGSGRRFQELLPKLRQV
- the mfd gene encoding transcription-repair coupling factor gives rise to the protein MADSIAKGMRLVQVEGLAASAKGWLLAGLYDQAKRTTLVLTYTYEQAERIAEDLPLYGIPAEQVMFYPPSDSLIYEEGPPNYSVIGERLAALQSLALGEKSVIVAPINAALRRTMTGDELICSYASGKVGDEMDMDKFAALLVSMGYEHTDVVDRHGEFSKRGGIIDVYASNHDSPIRIELWGDEVESIRHFDSASQRSTSKIDSALILPSREVLLNPDRAKSAIVRIRKELDAQLKSLSDSGEQESAKRLSEKVNDDIRRIENLDYFDELEYYLPYLLSDEVSIFDYLPADALIVLDEPMQIKSHWEQHEEQMVETLINRAGRGLLLASQRRQHVPLESTVKRSLATRQAVVLTLLPRPVSWAKSDVIVQMDSAPMDSYGGHLEAVADQIRTWQSNDLTIVLASSQAKRMLEILTEFNILAARLEDIDGGDSETAAEGDREDCPFSTLHSPLSTGVYVAQAPLRSGFKLNDAGLMVVADSDVFGAQRLHRPRKASHEGIPISSVLDLKEGDYVVHINHGIGYYRGIHKLTTNGVEREYLLLEYAHDDKLYVPAEQIDRVQKYIGGESSPPAVHRLGGSEWQRTTSKVKKAVQEMAKELVELYAWRQALGGHSYSPDSVWQEEMESAFPYRETPDQLAAIHDVKHDLEEPKAMDRLICGDVGYGKTEVAIRAAFKVVSEGKQVAVLCPTTVLAQQHFNTFSERLAAFPISIGLLSRFRSKKEQKETVEGLKFGTVDIAIGTHRLLSKDVEFKELGLLIIDEEQRFGVRHKEKLKQLRKTVDVLTMTATPIPRTLHMSLSGIRDMSIINDPPEGRQPIKTMVREAQSDIVRDAIVRELDRGGQVFFVHNRVENIGHVAEQVQKLVPYARVDVAHGQMPESELERVMMDFYEHKFDILVCTVIIESGLDIPNANTIVLNDADKLGLAQLYQLRGRVGRSDRQAYAYLLYRPDKVVSEVAEKRLAAIKEFTGLGSGYRIALRDLEIRGAGNILGAEQSGQMAAVGFDLYCQLLSKAVAEFKGEEVNEIELPAVDLPVDAFIPQGYMPTEAHRILFYKKMAAVKSTADVQAVQDELEDRFGDPPRPVWNMLAILRLRLRCYELGIANISTLKKQVIVHFGHGVRLTQSVCLELNRQHRTHYFQTDKLTINVSTPSRVISEVEDMIEVLANGFKRVKEILAKSSY
- a CDS encoding restriction endonuclease: MEPLPYEITEAMIQCFGRSFHYRDPFASFFRSAGVDRELVDKYSHLPKFRWARSILTDLGNSEDGRLVQRRLLTELCKLRGLPDNDVPDRDAGINALRCLKELAISHDLYVQAEKQQANTRVKRAVDKMSVIQERVNKLDSLRQQFNAGLKSDKRQQAGYSLETIFKELCALFEIEYRKSYKIRNQQIDGSFKFDAFDYLVEARWRSKLPTSQEIGGFKSKVDTKLESTRGLFISVLGFSPEVISEYEGRGAKIVFMSGEDLIYILEGRFDFCDALKLKVSKAAQEGKVYVSLREHL